ACGCGGGCGGCGTGGGTCTGTGCGAGATGGTGCAGCATCTACAGCTGTGGGACTACGCCTGCGTGTCTGGGTCTATGGAAGAGCGGCTTATCGAGTACGTCGACCAACAGCACGAACATTTCTATGACCCATGTGTAGTGGAGAACGCTAGATATCTCGCTCCTAAGGTAAATCTACTTTCGGTTTTTCGAGTTAGCAGCGTACCTGCGTTAATTAGTACAGCTTGCATGAATTAAAAAGCTCTTGACGACAGTGGAGGGAACGTGTCTTCGCATAGGTACAGCAATTCTATTTTACAGTTCGCTCCGTCTTAGTTGTAGTAGAGTAAAGTATTTATTTGCGTAACACCGGGCCTGTACCCTCAGTATAAGaatttacttctcaccaattttgataatatttgaaagtcaaaacaaaataacgtcaaagtaaaatggacctaaagatTCTTGATTTAAAgccaaaaattcagtaccattgattttaatttcgcaacgtttctcCTTGGAGCGCTGGCCGTAAATATATTCAccaacttgagcattaaaacaaggcaattaagacccattttactttaacgctaaagcgtttcgactctcaaatagTATGaacgttggtgagaagtaaaatctcatactgaggGTACTGAGCGATCCTGAGCTTACGCACATTAAAATGATGTTAACGTACCTACTGCGCGGGAAACGAAAGTTGTCACGAACTAAACGCGCGGTGGAACAGGCTACCCTTAGACAGAGATGGATGCGCGGATTAAAATCGTAGTCATGTTATTCCCCTCCAACTGGAGTCAAGAGGCTAAGTTTTACAGTACTGGATGCAGATCTGAATGTGGTATCAAACTAGATCATAATGTTAGCTTTAGgaattaattttactattgtagtaaaacattttttggggttttatTAATCTAATCTTCAGACTTTTAAAAGCGACGAATTTTGTACAATAATACTAGATGTTTCGCTTCTTATCTGCAGCATATTGCTTTAACTCTCAGAAAATTGTGCCCTTTTTGTTCGCCAGTAACTTGAATGTTAGATTATTTCAAAGAATAGTAACTTGAAGAAAATATATCAAGAAAAATGGATAATATGGAAAAATTCTCTAACAAACTGCTTTGTTATTCACAGTTACCGGGATACAGTACGAAAATGTTTCCAGAAACTCTTCAAAAGTTCTCTTATCCCAAAGGAAGCGAATGGCAATCCATGTTCAAAGAAGGAATATTCCCACCGCCCGATGAAGCTGAATTAGTCAATGTGTAAAACAAAAACATCATTTatgtgaaaatataatatatattttcgtcaaatttttttggaaatataaaattgttcaaaaatagtattttaattACTTGCTTAAAACTAATATGCTACAGTCCTACAACAGTCGTCGAATACCTACAGAATACCCTTGACTattgaaaatctgttcaggaaCATAAATTGTGTCAAAAAGTAAGAATTACATACCAGTCATGTTAAACAATTCAAAATCCGCAATAAATAACCATAATTCTACTTCAAACTTCTTTTTCAAAATGGACTCAATTAGTTTTAATGCTTTATAATTTCAAAGAAAGCATTGAAGCAGGCTAGTCAaagtaacataaaaataaagacaaataaatacctgatttcttaataatttaaattactaaGCTTAAGTTTTCTTAGAAAACGCGAAGGCACTAAGTTTCGATTGTTTCGGAGTGTTCACGACTGATGGTTCTTCAATACTTTCATTAAGCTTTCTTTTCAGTCCATTTTCTGTGTTTTTACTTTGAAGTGATTTGAATGTTCTCACACAATGCCGGGTTAATTCGGATGGAGTAAGTTCAGGGTTCTCTTTTTCCAATGACGATTTATTGCGAGAAAACCAGTCTACGAATGTTTCCCCTTCGTGTGGCTTCAAAGACTGAAATCAcatgatttaattaaaacaattaattaatcttCGTATATATTATAGCCAAAACTGTTCAAATGTCGTGAAATGAATCGTTttgaacaaaataaattacattcGTTTTATCTTCAAAAAATTGTAAAGAGAATTAGCAGGTAAGGCAGTTACAataggaaaataaaatagattttacaattttcgACTAACTCCCGGTAGGTggttagtatttcaattttgTGTAAACTCACATCACTTACACACACAATCACATCGCTTGGGTCTTTAGTGGCGTGCACCTCAACAAGCGTCCTCTCGGTCAAGGTTAGCGGACTCTGGACAACCTTTGCTGTTTCTTGCTGCTTCCGAAACGGATTCCTCGCACCGCCGGGGGATGGTtttattggctgaaatttatTTCAATCATATACCTTTGTCAACAATATGAATACACAGTTATTTAGAAGGTTAAGTAAGGCAAGAATATTTTCTGAAAATGGATTGATAGATTTTTAGTCCTTATCTGTTTAATGCCGAAATTACCAATTATAATCTGTCGGTAATTCACTTATCAACAGTTTACAAATAGATTGTCTACTAATTTCGGTTGTTAGTCACAAAAATGATCAACCAAATGAGTGAAGAAAAGTACTTACAATTGGTTTAATAGGTGtatcattttcaatttttcttttgataGTTTTTTGCGGTATAATCAAACTCTCGTTGAGATCCTGTTCAGTGTTAGCGACGTCATATGTTTCCTGAGTTTCTAGTTCTTGGAagtgagagttctgggctataTTGAATTTGTCGGCATCTCTTTCCCACGTTTCGGCCAGATTTGATAACTTGTCGGCCAAATGCATTCGGCCTAACCGCGACGCGTATTTGGCCGCAAGAGGAAGCAAACGGTCGTCTTTTAGTAGTTCCATAAGTTCAAGCGCCCTCTGCTCTATTTCGCTTCGGCAGGCCAGCTACAAAAGTATTAAAAtgtttagtaattatttattagtattatagcatttttagagttccgtgttTTAAAAGGtcaaaccggtcaagtgcaagtcggactcacacCCGAAGGTTCCAGACCATCATGCAAGAACCAAGGCATACCTCAGCATAAGTAGAGGAAAACACTTGAAAATAGTTAAGTTGTAGAAccacaaaaaatttttttttgcaattacaAACTCACATTTGTGCATTGTTGGCCTGTTGGGACAATTTAAGCATCAAAATAATTACATGTATCCTTCCAAAATACGGAAGCTTCGGTGCGGAAGTACGAGtcccacttggccggtttttagacTATTAGAAAGTGATatccaaggaaccaaaagcttaatttgctataatccgccaaaccaatgaaatctgtatggtacgcagcaccacacaaattccaacaccactcgacgctcgtttcgccccgacaccagagcatcctcaggagatgtagaccttacaatgtctaattgcaaaggcAATACATTTGAAACTGATATCATTACATAACTCACAGCAAATAATTTGAGAGCAGTTTCTCTAGCTGCCTTCACGTCAACTTCTGATGTAGTGTGGGCCCATCGTACTAACTGTTCCTCGTATTGGGCTTTTTCGGTGTCCAATTCACAAAGGGGAATCTGAAAGTTTAACGATAATGGCATCAATTCTAaattttttctctaaactaaatttagagtatttgcatctttttgtttttaattattattgctaaaaaaggtcaaaaaataaattttaaagtaatGACTACATTTTAGTGCTAAGAATGGGACCTTAAGTTACGAGTTTTGACAggtctaaattaaattaagtttttgttttttttttattggtaagaaaaaaaacgcgaatgctctaaaatttagttgccatcagaatcagaACCAATGTTTATTGCCTATAAGTCAGCTAAATTCAGGGATGGACATCTTTGAAATTAGGGATTATTTTACATGCTTATTAAACATAGTTGAATAACGTACCTGTATAGAAAGTTCGGCGACGATTGGTTTGGGAACCGTCAGTGGGAACGAAGTCCCCCTGCACAGGATCGCTCGCACCTTCTGTGTTGGCTCACTTATCTACAAATAGAACATTAGGAAAATAATCATTTCTGAAAAAACCAATACATGCTTGCTTATACACacctatatttaatatttagataACAGAAGGAGAGAACTATGGTTTCTTTAACACAGATCTAAAAATCTTGCTGACTAATCCTCCTATAGCTAGTTCTTGATCTTGCAACATTTTAATTTGTTCGAGATCAAACATtatgtaacaaaataattacaaattaacattttattcatgttttattaattaaaaaaaaaaattacttgaatACATGATGACTTATCGGAACCATTCATCTGAGTTTCTGAAAGAATATctgtagaaaatataaataacaataagatataaataaatatatataacaaTTTTCGTAGAACAGGGTAATTAATATACATAGTAGATATTCTGTAATGCCAATAGCAGAATAACATTAGTTTGCTAGATATTGGAAGAACTTACCGAAACTATAAACCAAGAATCCGAAGCGCCTTTTGAATGTGTAGTGGTATCACATATCGGCATCCACACACTGCTAGACACATCATACAGTCTCAATGTGCCAGTATTATCGTAAGCACATGGTGACCCTACGTCTGTGGTGCCGATCCAAGATAATTTGGACCCTGGGGTCAAGGGCAGAGGGACTGTTTTGCTGCGTACTTGACGTCCTAGAAAAAAAGCGGCGAtagaatataaattattcttatgtttattgattttacaaaattaggagacaatttattttagccataatagtTGAGTAAGATCATTAGTTTTAACTTCATTAGCGACTGTTGAAGATCTATTTGTATCAGTAAAAGCCATAAAAAATCCTAACTGTGTTTGATTTTAGATTTCCTGAGTGTTGAAGGGTCTAAAAATGTAACTTGCTATTTTCGTAAAAAGCCAATAAACTATGACTGTATGGTATTAGAAGTAACTATTTGTCAGTTAAGCGTATTATAGGCGTAGGTCAAATTACAAGTGATTAGGGtctagaaatattaaaatactttttagggATACTTAGTTGAATAAATCTCTTTATTACCATTAAGTGCTACAATATCCATAGCAAGGTGTTGGTCTGAGAGGCCGGGGTCCGTGTGATGGTAAGTCGCGAGCACGGTGGTGTTGAAACCCGCCAAAGCTACGACCGGACCGGCTAACGAGATCACCTATAAAAATGACATATTTTTTAGACTTTGGGATTTATTCCTGCAATTTACGGTATTGTTGGATATACGACCCGATAATGGTCGTGTTACGTCAGTCACCCATTTGCGATACTAACAATTAAGGAGAATAAAATTTGCAGAAGTGATTCTGCAAAAAATTTACTTGCTGGGAGTGTTGACATATTAGCTTTTTAGTTGATTTACCTGACAGACTTGCCAGAGTTGACTTGCAAGTTTTAGTGGACATTTGGGACGTCGGACGTCATGGCATTTTCAGTAATGCGAAATACGTAGCGTTCGACATTTGATGCGATCATCTTTCACCTTTTATAATCAGACCACGCTCACTTGGTCACATTACCTGAGAAACATACGGAGACAAGCCCCTTCGAGGGCACCCATGTACCTCTGATCTCTTCACAGGAAGAGATATAAGAGTACCGCGATAGAACTTTATTTAAACTTTAGATCGCAGTGCTGCGCatgctgaattgcactttattgtcgTATccagagtcgctatttattcgAACGTCGTTGCAAGTGCTTATTAAATATTCTGTGGTgggtactattaagtattttgtGCTACGTTATTGAAATTAGCACACTAATTTATACCCCTTTACGTATACTAAGTTGTAAAACCTACCTGTCTCTGAGTCCCACAAGGCGTGAAGAGTCTAAGCAGCCTCGCGTTGGTAGCACAAGCGACCAGGCCACTAGTGGCGACTACGCAAAGGATCTCCTCCGTCTCGGGCATAGACACGCTCCATTCCTTACTGCTGCCCACTAACAATATGCACACCAGTTTACTGCAAACAAAAATAAGTGATTACTGAGGGTCtactgtaacttttcaagttttaGCTAACTATGCATAAACTTGACAATTTATTATGGATGGGAAAGGATCGGAAAAGTAACcttcattaaaaatatgctcctggaaaaagcatattatacaatcgaagattatggcatggatttgactcgcttcaTCAACGCGCGGGGTTGCAATttcttgtatagtatggcaccttattataaattgaacacttgaaaagggcaaccgccgagtttcttgctggttcttctcggtaggaacggcattctgaaccagtggtaaattattttgacgattcaaaagcacttgtaactACTAACAGTTCATTTgagtaaaatattttctattctattcttttatcTTAGTTATGGAACATGGATCTTACCTGGGCGTTTCGCATGCTAGCGCCAACACATGTGAGGACAAGCTGGCCATGGTGTGGTTGAGGTAGTTGTTGAGGTGTATGCCGTGGTGGACGCCAGAGTCATGGAATTCCACGTCGATACTCGATTCGCCGTTATCTGCAGTGTGGCAGCGGACGATGCCTACGTCGTTCCAGCACATGTATCTATAAAGAGGAGCAAGTGCAATAAAAAGCATTGAGAAGCTGGCTAATaacacttctgatcaaaatcctttttttttctttaatctggatGTTTTTGCCCTTATGAGTTGAAGCAAAACAGCTGTTAGATATTGAGTTCAAAGTCCATGATTTCGATCACTGAATTTGTACTCACTTGCATACTTGAGcttattttcaaacaaaacagcCTAAAAGTGTGCTAAATGGAGTCCAAAGCAAATAATTTCAATCTCGCCAGCTCCTTTATTTTTCTTCCTGACGATATTACCATGCCAGGGCGAATATTTTAGAGAAGTAACCATAGGACGGCTCAATTACTAAAAGAAATCGTCTCGCATGACGTCAATACTCTATGACGTAGGTACTCAGCTGCGTTCTACATGTACCGGGGTACTGGAGGGCTGGGAGGACGGCTGCGGGGGAGTGTCTGCAGGcacgggggggggggggacccTCGTCTATCAAGCCTATCACTCACCTGTGTTCTAAATGAACCGGGGTAGCGGATGGCTGGAAGGGCGGCTGCGGGGGAGTGGTGGCAGGCGCAGGGGGAGGGGCCGCAGAGGTAGGCCGAGAGTCGCCTTTGTCAACCAAGCCGAGGGTTTCATTCTTTATTTTCTCCAATGATATGGCGTTGTCGTCATCACTCTCGTAGTTCTCAATGAGGTTGTCTAGTATTTCGTCATTgtctaaaaaaattgaatgtacCTGTATGTAATTTGAAGCTAAATTCTTGCACATTGTACATACACATTCACATGTAATATACATTCATTTGCAATATACATTCTTGTACATACATTATACATTTTAGTGTTTAAGTGAGAGGGAATGATTAACGCTGTCATTTTCGTTTCTTTATTGGCCCAAGTTATAGAGTAAGGTAAATTATGTGGTTAATTCTACTGTACACCatatctaaactaaaatgacatgTCTAAATCTAATGCTAACCAACTTATAAGGCTCCTTGCATAAAAGGATAGGATTACATttaaacctgtcaatttagtttacacATCAAATTAGCCCAGCTTTCTCTGAAAAGGGTACACGATTTTCGAAATCCTAGAACTACTCCAAATCCTAGCCTTATTTCAAATACTACTTAACCTACtttaaaatcatttaattttgtatcaagattaattaattatgtatattagtTACTGCGTCTATCTCTGAGCTAAGGAAATTTACTAGCTAGTAGAGTATGCATGCACTCAACTTACCATCATCTTCAGCTCTTTCAACCATTTCAACATCATCACTACCAGCCCTGGCACTTTCTTTGCCGTAGCAGTTCACCAACATGCCTAATTGACCTGCCACGTCACAGTATACAAGGACTCCATTGCCTAAGCCAAAAGTAAGATATTATCAATACACTATTGATTGAAAAAATTTGTTATTTAAGTGCAAAAGTTATTTATGAACTGGAAAATGTGCTAAACTAAAACTATGAACCGGAAAATGTGCCATACTCtgaaatttaacaaaaaaagttggccctttttttaaagaatatgtaaacatttaaaaaattggcTGTATTTAGATCCAcctcttaaatattatgtgaaaaatGTTACATATAATCTTGAAGACTAGGGAAAAAGGGTAGAAtaggaaaaacaaaatgtgttatGGACTATAAAAATTGCTATGAACTGattgaaataatgaatgaaatatGTGTTTTGAATTTGCTAGAAAATGCATAACTGTGCTGTGCTGGTACTGTGGTACTCAATTATTATACTTGGGAACATTACCTTTAGGGTTCCATGCCATAGCAGACACATTATGGGAGGTGGGGTGCTCAATAACACCTATACAGGTCCCCGATTCTACCTCCCACACAGCTATCTGACCAGCCACTGTACTTCCAGCTAGATACTGCCCACATGGGGAGAACAGGCATTGTGATATGGCACATTTTATCTGaaacaatttaattaataataattattattatagtttctaCAATCTAGTTTCTAGATGATACGTCTTGTATCTTTGTGtggatttgtaattttaaaaatcctgtgggaactctttgattttccaggataagatAGTATCCTATGTCTGACTCGGAGTTACTCCAGAGCtatctataccaaatttcgtcaaagagacagacagacacatttataatatcataatttGTGTAAGATTGATTATTCTgtacagtaaaataaatataaataatagattgtggatgaatagataaaaatcaaTAAGTGCACTGTAGGATGACCTCCGACCCACTGGACTGACTaccttaagaggatagcggAAAGTGGGTGGACGAGGAAGGCGGAAGattgtgtgtggtggcgcgcttttgggaaggcctatgtccagcagtggacgcaaacaggctgattgattgattgaatagaTTGTGGTACTTACAGTACTATGAGTAAATGTCATTCGTTGACTCCAGCTTTCACAGTCCAAAATAACTATCTCTCTGTTTTGTGGATAAGCCAGAAGCTTTCCTTCTGATGGCTCAAAATCCATACGACCTGAAATCATAAACATGTAACTTTATCTGTGTTTACTTGACTGGAAAATTTTGTGCTGCACAAATTAGTTTTTACAGTGTGAAGGCTGTTTAACCCAAATGTATGTAATCCTTAATGTATACTTATGATATTATACCAAGCCTTTTTACTTAGCTTTGTACAACAAATGCTTCACATTTATACCAAGTAAGAACTTTTAATTAGATAATAATCCCATAACTCACATAACACTTTGGCTGCAAAGAAAGTGTTAATTTTTGGAACACATGTGACCTCTTTTACAACTTTCTGTGTGTCTATATCCCAGACCCTCATAGCACCATCTCCAGAAGCTGTGCAAGCATATTTCATGTGTGGACATATTGCTATACTTAGCACAGGACCTTTGTGCTCTGACATCACAAATAAGGGGGCACCTCCTTCAAGACTGCAGATTTTTGCTTCCATGTTTTCTGATGTACATCCTAAAGCCTATAATAACAACATTTAtgattaatatacctactgcaaTAAAACAGCTATATAATAGAGAATGTTGTACTCAATTCTATGCTTTttgagtttatttttgaataattatcacattttttaaagcataatttttGCCATCTTTATCATTATAGTTAATTTGGcgatataataattttagactAATATAGCATATCACAACTATAGTAAAAGTTATGGAAATTCAGTGTTTAAACCAATATGTAACTATCTTACCTCAATTTTTGGTTTTGATAGAATCTGTGTGACTGGTGCAGTGAACCTAGTAATAATTCCATCTTTATCAAACGCTGGGAAGGTGTACGCTTGCACTGCATGGTTATCAGTAGCCACATACAGTCTGCTGTCTTTGAAACACACTGCAAGGGCATTTTCACCAACACAGTGGGAATTTGGATCATCGTCCTCAATATCAAGCCATATTCTGACATCACCATCATGCCCACAGGTTATTATGTGCCTGAAACAAACCTGAGTTCATAAACAGTGCCCAATGAGCATTTAATGCTGGTCCAGCCTAAACTATATTTTGATAGGATGATGCCACCAAAACCAAATACTTACGAAGGAATACAAAGGAGATTTTATGGATTTGTAGTTTATGCTAATCTAAGGGGCAGTATTGGATcattttaaataacaaataagcTACCTTCCATCCTCTGTGTAACACACGTCTGTATGCCCTTCAGCATGAGCGTATCGTAGGGGTTTGCTGTCGATTTTCATGACTATTTCTAGTGTAAAATAAGTCCTCAAATATTCTACTGATGAAGATAATGTGGGCACTGATTCAATGAAAGATGACACTCATGATTGTGAGTTTTAATACAAGAGACAAGACTCTAAGAGTACCTATACTTGAATTACAAAAGGTACAGTAAATCTACAAaaggtaaaattattttaatttacatttcacTATACACATTTGcggctttttatatttttgacaTCAATTTTGGCGGTTCAAACCGCCGGTTTGTAAACATTTAAATTGTGTCAATTACGAATctaatgtcaatgtcaatgtttgtccatttttttaaatttatttacggCTTTGGGTACAAGTTTTTTAATGTTTCACTTATTTGTGCTTTTTTTGTAGATCTTtgatataatactagctgatgcccgcgacttcatcgcgtgcatttagatttttaaaaatcccgtgggaactctttaatttgctgggataaaaagttgcctatgttactctGCGTCCTTTCAAATATCCTTTCAagcatatagacagacagacaaaaattttaaaaacgtgtgattcagaggtatcgttcaaataaccctatgagcttaatatgaggtagttattttatatacagacagacactccaattttattttattaggtaattaattatataataaaaaaaatagtaagtatagagtatagatgaCAGGTTATTCTAAAGTTACACATATTATATTTGGTAAAGTTCACTTGAAGATGAGCTTAAAACCTTGACATATAATGTCCCAAAAGGaccttaaatatattttatagaacACAAAGCTGTAAAGCCATTAAAAGAAGGCATCTATCTACTGATGATTAAATATCAGTTGCCAAGAATTCAGAGCCACAGATATAAAAAGCATAATGTCTACGTCACACAATGACATTTAGTTAGCTCCACGTGATTTTGCATTTCTTTATAATGTTACcaatttataaatttataatattgtggtTCCGAACCATCGCGTCGTACAAGATAGGtacttctttattttttttatttatatggcagccaaattgaaattattattatttgttgttatagcgataACAGAAACATATCTGTGAAACTTTCAGCGCTTTGCCTATTac
This genomic stretch from Maniola jurtina chromosome 2, ilManJurt1.1, whole genome shotgun sequence harbors:
- the LOC123877247 gene encoding WD repeat and HMG-box DNA-binding protein 1 isoform X1, with amino-acid sequence MKIDSKPLRYAHAEGHTDVCYTEDGRHIITCGHDGDVRIWLDIEDDDPNSHCVGENALAVCFKDSRLYVATDNHAVQAYTFPAFDKDGIITRFTAPVTQILSKPKIEALGCTSENMEAKICSLEGGAPLFVMSEHKGPVLSIAICPHMKYACTASGDGAMRVWDIDTQKVVKEVTCVPKINTFFAAKVLCRMDFEPSEGKLLAYPQNREIVILDCESWSQRMTFTHSTIKCAISQCLFSPCGQYLAGSTVAGQIAVWEVESGTCIGVIEHPTSHNVSAMAWNPKGNGVLVYCDVAGQLGMLVNCYGKESARAGSDDVEMVERAEDDDNDEILDNLIENYESDDDNAISLEKIKNETLGLVDKGDSRPTSAAPPPAPATTPPQPPFQPSATPVHLEHRYMCWNDVGIVRCHTADNGESSIDVEFHDSGVHHGIHLNNYLNHTMASLSSHVLALACETPSKLVCILLVGSSKEWSVSMPETEEILCVVATSGLVACATNARLLRLFTPCGTQRQVISLAGPVVALAGFNTTVLATYHHTDPGLSDQHLAMDIVALNGRQVRSKTVPLPLTPGSKLSWIGTTDVGSPCAYDNTGTLRLYDVSSSVWMPICDTTTHSKGASDSWFIVSISEPTQKVRAILCRGTSFPLTVPKPIVAELSIQIPLCELDTEKAQYEEQLVRWAHTTSEVDVKAARETALKLFALACRSEIEQRALELMELLKDDRLLPLAAKYASRLGRMHLADKLSNLAETWERDADKFNIAQNSHFQELETQETYDVANTEQDLNESLIIPQKTIKRKIENDTPIKPIPIKPSPGGARNPFRKQQETAKVVQSPLTLTERTLVEVHATKDPSDVIVCVSDSLKPHEGETFVDWFSRNKSSLEKENPELTPSELTRHCVRTFKSLQSKNTENGLKRKLNESIEEPSVVNTPKQSKLSAFAFSKKT
- the LOC123877247 gene encoding WD repeat and HMG-box DNA-binding protein 1 isoform X2, translated to MKIDSKPLRYAHAEGHTDVCYTEDGRHIITCGHDGDVRIWLDIEDDDPNSHCVGENALAVCFKDSRLYVATDNHAVQAYTFPAFDKDGIITRFTAPVTQILSKPKIEALGCTSENMEAKICSLEGGAPLFVMSEHKGPVLSIAICPHMKYACTASGDGAMRVWDIDTQKVVKEVTCVPKINTFFAAKVLCRMDFEPSEGKLLAYPQNREIVILDCESWSQRMTFTHSTIKCAISQCLFSPCGQYLAGSTVAGQIAVWEVESGTCIGVIEHPTSHNVSAMAWNPKGNGVLVYCDVAGQLGMLVNCYGKESARAGSDDVEMVERAEDDDNDEILDNLIENYESDDDNAISLEKIKNETLGLVDKGDSRPTSAAPPPAPATTPPQPPFQPSATPVHLEHRYMCWNDVGIVRCHTADNGESSIDVEFHDSGVHHGIHLNNYLNHTMASLSSHVLALACETPSKLVCILLVGSSKEWSVSMPETEEILCVVATSGLVACATNARLLRLFTPCGTQRQVISLAGPVVALAGFNTTVLATYHHTDPGLSDQHLAMDIVALNGRQVRSKTVPLPLTPGSKLSWIGTTDVGSPCAYDNTGTLRLYDVSSSVWMPICDTTTHSKGASDSWFIVSISEPTQKVRAILCRGTSFPLTVPKPIVAELSIQIPLCELDTEKAQYEEQLVRWAHTTSEVDVKAARETALKLFALACRSEIEQRALELMELLKDDRLLPLAAKYASRLGRMHLADKLSNLAETWERDADKFNIAQNSHFQELETQETYDVANTEQDLNESLIIPQKTIKRKIENDTPIKPIPIKPSPGGARNPFRKQQETAKVVQSPLTLTERTLVEVHATKDPSDVIVFFEATRRGNIRRLVFSQ